Proteins encoded in a region of the Triticum dicoccoides isolate Atlit2015 ecotype Zavitan chromosome 3A, WEW_v2.0, whole genome shotgun sequence genome:
- the LOC119270642 gene encoding uncharacterized protein LOC119270642 isoform X2, producing MPQKKRPRRRRSPREGSSRRRRGEDGASLSGSLGQSDGSSSSSGASSGARAPESLAQPSDTRPARKYESRYHEMLASCLAVLPLPAYADGEGPDLPSAETFEALVRPYFYDDELRAALVEYQVHKFLSRPDDVHGRDGDSGEVDSSSSLMDDIPEEEFEADDARLRSHIVHEVDTEDRLDEEEANRLCHKYARYRLKACMLLKGVPIDDAAFDSQYPPDLPLDNHRLYHEDEALGWWFDLGTSSPATLSDYQRLVPCNEGGVEYESWNEYREFYSTPETDRDYLLYWETIVKDLKWIEEHALKGYMEVHTYTTSQNNWHELRAKAWRQAVRIATRFENIPLGLAYYGFQEYTTSNYLESVKDLDSVFFEIWKLVNGSDQMSFRDAMKHVYEENLFPLRKRDLEHELSQPVSLGLEKKFRRCTAGVNKEVPEWLARVLISQEVSFKCDLPRRYVHYARKKLKIAEIIGLIPISKIPA from the exons ATGCCGCAGAAGAAGCGCCCCCGCCGTAGGAGGTCTCCTCGCGAAGGATCCTCCCGCCGGCGCCGTGGTGAAGATGGCGCATCCTTGTCTGGATCCCTTGGCCAATcggatgggagcagcagcagcagcggcgcgaGTTCCGGCGCGCGGGCGCCGGAATCCCTCGCCCAGCCGTCGGACACCCGGCCGGCTCGCAAGTACGAGTCCAGGTACCATGAGATGCTCGCCTCGTGCCTCGCCGTGCTGCCTCTACCAGCCTACGCCGACGGCGAAGGCCCAGATCTCCCTTCTGCTGAAACTTTCGAAGCCCTCGTTCGTCCTTATTTCTATGATGACGAGCTGCGGGCTGCTCTGGTAGAGTACCAAGTCCACAAGTTCTTGAGCCGACCAGATGATGTCCATGGACGAGATGGAGATTCAGGAGAAGTTGATTCGTCCTCCTCACTGATGGATGATATCCCCGAGGAGGAATTCGAGGCAGACGATGCACGGCTCAGGTCTCACATAGTACATGAAGTTGACACCGAGGATAGATTGGATGAAGAGGAGGCGAACAGGCTCTGTCACAAGTACGCACGATACCGCCTCAAAGCTTGCATG TTGCTCAAAGGAGTGCCTATTGACGATGCTGCATTCGACTCCCAGTACCCTCCAGACCTTCCCTTGGACAACCACCGTCTTTACCATGAAGATGAAGCCTTGGGCTGGTGGTTTGACTTGGGCACCTCTTCACCCGCGACCTTGAGCGACTATCAGCGGCTAGTCCCTTGTAATGAA GGGGGCGTTGAGTATGAAAGTTGGAATGAATACCGAGAGTTTTATAGCACCCCTGAAACTGATAGAGATTATCTGCTCTACTGGGAAACGATTGTGAAGGATCTTAAG TGGATTGAAGAACATGCGCTTAAAGGCTATATGGAGGTACACACCTATACGACCTCTCAAAACAAT TGGCATGAATTGCGTGCAAAAGCTTGGCGCCAAGCAGTTAGGATTGCTACTAGGTTCGAAAACATTCCTCTGGGGCTAGCATATTATGGTTTCCAG GAGTATACAACGAGCAATTATCTCGAGTCCGTGAAAGATCTTGACTCTGTGTTTTTTGAGATTTGGAAGCTGGTCAATGGGTCTGATCAG ATGTCTTTCAGAGATGCTATGAAGCATGTGTATGAGGAGAACCTGTTTCCATTACGCAAACGTGATTTGGAGCACGAGCTGAGTCAACCTGTCTCGTTGGGATTGGAGAAAAAA TTTCGACGGTGCACAGCGGGCGTCAATAAGGAA GTTCCAGAGTGGCTAGCGCGTGTGTTAATTTCGCAGGAAGTTAGTTTCAAG TGTGATCTGCCAAGGAGGTATGTGCATTATGCCAGGAAGAAGCTCAAGATTGCAGAAATCATAGGTTTGATTCCCATATCCAAGATACCAGCCTAG
- the LOC119270642 gene encoding uncharacterized protein LOC119270642 isoform X3 has translation MPQKKRPRRRRSPREGSSRRRRGEDGASLSGSLGQSDGSSSSSGASSGARAPESLAQPSDTRPARKYESRYHEMLASCLAVLPLPAYADGEGPDLPSAETFEALVRPYFYDDELRAALVEYQVHKFLSRPDDVHGRDGDSGEVDSSSSLMDDIPEEEFEADDARLRSHIVHEVDTEDRLDEEEANRLCHKYARYRLKACMLLKGVPIDDAAFDSQYPPDLPLDNHRLYHEDEALGWWFDLGTSSPATLSDYQRLVPCNEGGVEYESWNEYREFYSTPETDRDYLLYWETIVKDLKWIEEHALKGYMEWHELRAKAWRQAVRIATRFENIPLGLAYYGFQEYTTSNYLESVKDLDSVFFEIWKLVNGSDQMSFRDAMKHVYEENLFPLRKRDLEHELSQPVSLGLEKKFRRCTAGVNKEVSTRTLVPEWLARVLISQEVSFKCDLPRRYVHYARKKLKIAEIIGLIPISKIPA, from the exons ATGCCGCAGAAGAAGCGCCCCCGCCGTAGGAGGTCTCCTCGCGAAGGATCCTCCCGCCGGCGCCGTGGTGAAGATGGCGCATCCTTGTCTGGATCCCTTGGCCAATcggatgggagcagcagcagcagcggcgcgaGTTCCGGCGCGCGGGCGCCGGAATCCCTCGCCCAGCCGTCGGACACCCGGCCGGCTCGCAAGTACGAGTCCAGGTACCATGAGATGCTCGCCTCGTGCCTCGCCGTGCTGCCTCTACCAGCCTACGCCGACGGCGAAGGCCCAGATCTCCCTTCTGCTGAAACTTTCGAAGCCCTCGTTCGTCCTTATTTCTATGATGACGAGCTGCGGGCTGCTCTGGTAGAGTACCAAGTCCACAAGTTCTTGAGCCGACCAGATGATGTCCATGGACGAGATGGAGATTCAGGAGAAGTTGATTCGTCCTCCTCACTGATGGATGATATCCCCGAGGAGGAATTCGAGGCAGACGATGCACGGCTCAGGTCTCACATAGTACATGAAGTTGACACCGAGGATAGATTGGATGAAGAGGAGGCGAACAGGCTCTGTCACAAGTACGCACGATACCGCCTCAAAGCTTGCATG TTGCTCAAAGGAGTGCCTATTGACGATGCTGCATTCGACTCCCAGTACCCTCCAGACCTTCCCTTGGACAACCACCGTCTTTACCATGAAGATGAAGCCTTGGGCTGGTGGTTTGACTTGGGCACCTCTTCACCCGCGACCTTGAGCGACTATCAGCGGCTAGTCCCTTGTAATGAA GGGGGCGTTGAGTATGAAAGTTGGAATGAATACCGAGAGTTTTATAGCACCCCTGAAACTGATAGAGATTATCTGCTCTACTGGGAAACGATTGTGAAGGATCTTAAG TGGATTGAAGAACATGCGCTTAAAGGCTATATGGAG TGGCATGAATTGCGTGCAAAAGCTTGGCGCCAAGCAGTTAGGATTGCTACTAGGTTCGAAAACATTCCTCTGGGGCTAGCATATTATGGTTTCCAG GAGTATACAACGAGCAATTATCTCGAGTCCGTGAAAGATCTTGACTCTGTGTTTTTTGAGATTTGGAAGCTGGTCAATGGGTCTGATCAG ATGTCTTTCAGAGATGCTATGAAGCATGTGTATGAGGAGAACCTGTTTCCATTACGCAAACGTGATTTGGAGCACGAGCTGAGTCAACCTGTCTCGTTGGGATTGGAGAAAAAA TTTCGACGGTGCACAGCGGGCGTCAATAAGGAAGTAAGCACACGTACACTG GTTCCAGAGTGGCTAGCGCGTGTGTTAATTTCGCAGGAAGTTAGTTTCAAG TGTGATCTGCCAAGGAGGTATGTGCATTATGCCAGGAAGAAGCTCAAGATTGCAGAAATCATAGGTTTGATTCCCATATCCAAGATACCAGCCTAG
- the LOC119270642 gene encoding uncharacterized protein LOC119270642 isoform X1, translated as MPQKKRPRRRRSPREGSSRRRRGEDGASLSGSLGQSDGSSSSSGASSGARAPESLAQPSDTRPARKYESRYHEMLASCLAVLPLPAYADGEGPDLPSAETFEALVRPYFYDDELRAALVEYQVHKFLSRPDDVHGRDGDSGEVDSSSSLMDDIPEEEFEADDARLRSHIVHEVDTEDRLDEEEANRLCHKYARYRLKACMLLKGVPIDDAAFDSQYPPDLPLDNHRLYHEDEALGWWFDLGTSSPATLSDYQRLVPCNEGGVEYESWNEYREFYSTPETDRDYLLYWETIVKDLKWIEEHALKGYMEVHTYTTSQNNWHELRAKAWRQAVRIATRFENIPLGLAYYGFQEYTTSNYLESVKDLDSVFFEIWKLVNGSDQMSFRDAMKHVYEENLFPLRKRDLEHELSQPVSLGLEKKFRRCTAGVNKEVSTRTLVPEWLARVLISQEVSFKCDLPRRYVHYARKKLKIAEIIGLIPISKIPA; from the exons ATGCCGCAGAAGAAGCGCCCCCGCCGTAGGAGGTCTCCTCGCGAAGGATCCTCCCGCCGGCGCCGTGGTGAAGATGGCGCATCCTTGTCTGGATCCCTTGGCCAATcggatgggagcagcagcagcagcggcgcgaGTTCCGGCGCGCGGGCGCCGGAATCCCTCGCCCAGCCGTCGGACACCCGGCCGGCTCGCAAGTACGAGTCCAGGTACCATGAGATGCTCGCCTCGTGCCTCGCCGTGCTGCCTCTACCAGCCTACGCCGACGGCGAAGGCCCAGATCTCCCTTCTGCTGAAACTTTCGAAGCCCTCGTTCGTCCTTATTTCTATGATGACGAGCTGCGGGCTGCTCTGGTAGAGTACCAAGTCCACAAGTTCTTGAGCCGACCAGATGATGTCCATGGACGAGATGGAGATTCAGGAGAAGTTGATTCGTCCTCCTCACTGATGGATGATATCCCCGAGGAGGAATTCGAGGCAGACGATGCACGGCTCAGGTCTCACATAGTACATGAAGTTGACACCGAGGATAGATTGGATGAAGAGGAGGCGAACAGGCTCTGTCACAAGTACGCACGATACCGCCTCAAAGCTTGCATG TTGCTCAAAGGAGTGCCTATTGACGATGCTGCATTCGACTCCCAGTACCCTCCAGACCTTCCCTTGGACAACCACCGTCTTTACCATGAAGATGAAGCCTTGGGCTGGTGGTTTGACTTGGGCACCTCTTCACCCGCGACCTTGAGCGACTATCAGCGGCTAGTCCCTTGTAATGAA GGGGGCGTTGAGTATGAAAGTTGGAATGAATACCGAGAGTTTTATAGCACCCCTGAAACTGATAGAGATTATCTGCTCTACTGGGAAACGATTGTGAAGGATCTTAAG TGGATTGAAGAACATGCGCTTAAAGGCTATATGGAGGTACACACCTATACGACCTCTCAAAACAAT TGGCATGAATTGCGTGCAAAAGCTTGGCGCCAAGCAGTTAGGATTGCTACTAGGTTCGAAAACATTCCTCTGGGGCTAGCATATTATGGTTTCCAG GAGTATACAACGAGCAATTATCTCGAGTCCGTGAAAGATCTTGACTCTGTGTTTTTTGAGATTTGGAAGCTGGTCAATGGGTCTGATCAG ATGTCTTTCAGAGATGCTATGAAGCATGTGTATGAGGAGAACCTGTTTCCATTACGCAAACGTGATTTGGAGCACGAGCTGAGTCAACCTGTCTCGTTGGGATTGGAGAAAAAA TTTCGACGGTGCACAGCGGGCGTCAATAAGGAAGTAAGCACACGTACACTG GTTCCAGAGTGGCTAGCGCGTGTGTTAATTTCGCAGGAAGTTAGTTTCAAG TGTGATCTGCCAAGGAGGTATGTGCATTATGCCAGGAAGAAGCTCAAGATTGCAGAAATCATAGGTTTGATTCCCATATCCAAGATACCAGCCTAG